The nucleotide window ggcggtgcaacctcttggctggggcggttgcacctcccaaccccacagcccaggcggttgcacctcctggctggggcggttgcacctcccaacctcgcagccctggcggtggcacctccaggctggagaggtggcacctcttcactattccagctcacttggtttggctccaaacttggtccaaaccagtccgaacttgggcctaattggcccctacttgggttataggattaacacctaatcctaaccctaattaacgtgctaactatgaatttaaagacattttctaagctattacaaagtccgcaagtcaagacttcttctagcgagcttccggcaaacttccggcggtcttccgatgaaatctcggaaaccattctgcggactcccggcaagctcctagacttcacgatttgttcttagcgagttccaacgagcttcttcggcaagctccgatctttctcggcgagctccgcgaactcccaacgaatcttcggacttccgtcgaactctcgaactcgcaacaaatccttcgcgcttgactccgacactttgtttcgctttatgtcttcatcgttatcatagttaatcctgcacaacaaaacaaaacttcaatcgagacaattaatcctaagcaattaaccaagttgtccgacatgtcattggtccctcgacgcttcgtccgattcttcggcgcatcgtcctctcgtgcagcctattgcccaatcggccagttgactccgcaactccgatatccttggcacaatacccgctcttcttggcccgatgcccgagtccacggcccgaagccttctgtcgatacgtcgaccgatccaccggcccgacgtccaatcttctgacatgttccttcggcacaacatgattatcctgctttaattgtctcatcctgatcgaagcatcctgcgtcactcaaaacgcagattaaatcataaacatatatcaagtagtttcatcatcaaaatacgagattcaacaggctgcAGTATCTGAATGTTACATTtaatttctcctttaatctcttatttaatttcttttggttaacacaagggttgcaaagttgcaaggtggcaagcatgcatgaaaaatgctaggtgtcatccttagagcaaatttaggtggcaccattaggttagctagtgacacatgtccactaattttttttttttttttaacttaaatctgaatcataaataaattatatcaaacttctaatatttactcttaggtccctagacataaatatttaatcatttaatataaaataattattaaataatccttattttttacaaacaaaccttttactaaattttcaaaaatgggagatgttacaataagctttagcctgcaacctgtacaaagtataacATTTTTTTTCActggctataacaagagaacctttactgagcttccattgccctctgtgaaatctgctttcatactcttcatcatctagtcttccaactgaaattaaattcagcctcaagtcaaccacatgcctcacatccttaagtaccaacttgcagccaaggttggtctttaaatggatatcacccatgccaatgatgtctgctgtgccatagttgcccatcttgacaacaccaaagttttcagacctgtatgtagcaaaaaactctctccgaggtgtagcatgataagaagcacatgtgtcaatcacccactcaagatcctgacacacacaagaaaaaatatcatcagaaggagacaaaatcaaataatcaccaccctgcactgtagctgtagtattattctttgactctgtagactccacttcttttccctttttcttattcttcttaagTTGCtttcattggttcttgtaatgtcctttctcaccacagctatagcaaacaatatcttttcttgatcttgacttgctcctacccatacgtgaactgcttctagactttgaccttcctctgttctctgacataagtgcctgtgaatcattctgagatgttgccgaactttttcttctcaactcctcattcaacaaactgcttattacttgacttatagtgacaatatcatctggcgcagaattactaagggaaaccaccagtgtctcccaactttctgataatgaattgagaagtaacaatacctgcaactcatcatcaagagacattttcatagaggataactggttagtaatactctgcatttcattcaaatgctcagcaatagaagcaccctctctatattttaggttcacaagttttctgatcaaaaaagctttgttgccagttgtttttctttcatagagactttccaattttttccaaagagaatatgcagaaatttcagtggaaacatggtgaaagacactattatcaagccactgtctaataaacccaattgtttttcaatctaacctcttccactcatcatctgtcatagttgtaggttttgcactatccccttgtaaaggtccatacaaatctttgcaatacaagagatcttccattcttgattttcatatcatccaattatttccattcaaactaatcatacgagaaatattactggcctccatgttcaaatacaaaaaaaattaaatcaccaaaaccctgctctgataccagttgatggggatataaacaagaataacatttgtataggaacaaatactagaagaccaaaatacgcaacggaataaaatggaaacacaatcaaacagaacaccaagatatacgtggaaaaccccttcaatgtgaagggtaaaaaccacggggcaaactagagataatccactatgagaataatgaatatacaaatctcaatctcttgcccaaaaccctagcaacaaccacaagagaataactgggatacaaggatcacgtcactgcccataatatctaaaacctcctcaagtaatcacagcaagagtctactgtagatttgatctaacctgagatgagaacattgctagatgattatgaacagtctctctgcgttgtccttgtcttcttccctttctttctcttcattttctaccttgttctccttcttctctttggaatcccgtggctcaaagatctgcctcattgctgcctttttatagctttaatctgtctccaaaacgcagccaccatacccccctaatcttaattagggttaggttaagagggggtgtgggctgccctagcccacatgggctgaatatgggctatcagcccaacaaaaaTTTCACCCTTGACACCTGAGTAATCGTTTGTGGATTTACAATTGTTCATTTTAATTCCTAAAGTCCTACACTCAAAGTACTTACTGATTTACTTGTAAAACTTTCTTCTTCGTGAGATGTTGGGGCTTGTCCGTCGCTtgctttcaaactaatcaactttctccttTTACAAGTCATATAGGACCTAAGTGagattccaaattgattgaccctttgcggacgcacATCGAAATGGAGCATCAGGCAATTCTAATTAAGTTTGAAAATTTGACATTATGATGTATTatgaattaaataattttaactaaattTATGACATTTAAACTCATCCCAAGGACAAGAGTCTTGACGGAGAacttgaataaaataaaataaaaaagacattGAGTCGATAATAGTGTTGAACTCGTTATTAAAGACAATAAGGAAATTTTTCATGAGATGAGGGTTAAAATTATTAGCAAAAAAACAAAGATGTGAGAGTCGATATGatgaaaaaaaaactcaatttaagttttaaaaagaaACATCTTTAAATATCCATCCTTATCTACACGACACATCGAAAtaatatctttattattattCATCTTATTTGGAGCACTCCTAGGTAATTTTTATCTCCCCTATTTGTTTCAGATATGTATAAATCtaagaaaatataaaattttgaaattattaaaaagAGAATTGAATGTTCAAAATTGACAGAGGTCACATTAAACCTATTGGAGCAACCCCCATAAGACCCATCActttaatggatataaattaatatcttaattataGTTTTGCTactaatgaattataataatatttattcgaGTCTGCCACGTATCCAGACAATGCAACAGCTGATGATTGGATGACATCAGACGGTCAAGAATTTTCGGGTTTCAAAACGGCGTGTGCCGCGCCGTTACAAAGCCGTGTGGGAGTCCGGCTACTATAAAAGCGGCGGAACTCGTTTTCGCTCACGGCCGCATTCGCACACTCGCTGCTTTCACTAGGGCTTCATGGGGAAGGGCCAGCGACCGGAGGAATAACTCGACGGGCACCTCCGATCCCTTTCGGTTTTACTCTTTCCTCTGTTTCTTTATGCACCGTATATGTTTGCACTGTGTGATTGATGCTTTTCTTGTGACAAAGTCGTTGCCTTTAAACCTGTTCTGGGTTAAGGTTTAGGATACATATGGTTTGGTTTTGCTTCTGCCTGGGAATGGAGGGTTTAGGGTCCTTATGGTATCGATTAAAATTGTTGTTCGTTTTGTGGACTACTTGGCTGTATGATTTTGCTGATTCTGCAAGTTCAGGCTGAGAGTTGCACATGGACTAGGCTTTATTTGTTGGAGGTAATAGGATCGAATTATCCACTTTTAGTTAGGAAAATATCGTAATTTTGTTTTTTTACAGAGACATAATTCAAGCCATAAGTTTGTGAAGGtttaaacatttttttttaactttgttGCATACGCTTATTGCTCAAGATTTTACGTGGGATAATCTTGTTTGGCCTGGAATTTTTGCTTTTGATTAGATTGTTAAATAAGAGATTTTGCACATTGTAGGTCGAAATGAACTTAATAGCAGTATCCTTGTGCAAAGGTGAAAGTTGATGACTACTTGGATGTGTTAGAATTTTATGAACACATTCCAAGATCTTAAGAATATGGCAACAAGTAATTGAGAGTTAACTCGAAAAGGATACTCCTTGATGCAATGATATATGTATCATGCTGACATTGCGTGAAGGTTAACACGTGCTCCTTTCCTATTTGTTGCATTTTACTTCGACATCAATCATAGTAACTGCACTCCACACATGCTCAGGCACAACACATGGCACCTGTGCAAATGTCATTGTGAACTGTGTGTGTGGATtatttttgaaagaaaagaaccatGTGTTGCACTTAATAAGGAATTACAGTAATTGCCACACAGCTatttcacaaaagaaaaaaatgttgCTTCACAAAAGAAAAAGCGCACAGTGACATCTCAAAGAGTAAGCCACGTTGTGTTTCATGAAATTAAGATCCTATGCATATGTTACCTCCAGCAATTAAGAGTAAGCTATGTTGTGTACACTGACCTCTCAAACATACAGTGTATCCATTTGCACCTAAGTATTACTTCTAATATCCAGTTCCAGCCTCTGCAACCACTCCAATAGTGCAATGCAATCTGTGATGGTAGGATTAACAGCTGGACAAGGCCCACTACCCTTCTCGACAATCGTGCCCTCTTCCTTCTTTATGATAAAGCTCATACCTGCAAGACCTTTAGACAAGCTGAATGAGCCATCACACTCTAATATATAATCAAGATTAGCCACACTACTTGACTAAGGTCATACCTTTCTGCAATTCCCTCAAGCTTGCCATGGCTATTATCGATCCAACGGTTATGAAATCTAGTTTCATTCCTGTGGTTCCAAAAAAACCAGGATGAAGTAGCTATGAGACAGTGAATCCACTTAAAAACACTGGTCATGCTCTTTTCCTTCTTTCGGTCAATCACCTTTGTGCCAACtattaaaaaacttaaatttgAGGCCcatattaagttcaaggagatgGCAAGAACAGAGTGCTTGGGAACATTCAAAGAAGATACATTTAATAGAATCAATGTGAACTTCACAAGTAGGACAAACCTCAACTTGGCTATACTGGATATGAGACAACCAGCTAGAAGTAAGCAGTCTATTCCAGCTAAACTCCCACAAAAAAGTTTCACTTTAGAAGTCATATTGAGACACCAAATTGCCTTCCAGCCCAACCAAACTTTCTCCTCATAAACAATCTGTATTATATAAAAGTAACCACCGCCAgcagaaatatttttttgagaagctGAGCTCCAATTCCAAGATTATATCATAGAGGGCTCTAGGGAGATGAATACCATGGCGCAAGACATTAATGTCCCAGTGATTATCATTAGTCATATCAGCCACAGTGTTATGCTTCAGCATTTCACTGACATTAACATAAGTGGGCCATTTGTCAAAGGAACCTTAAGTGGTTATGAAGTAATAACACTTTGTAAACTGTATTGATGATAGTTGTTTTCTATGGTCAGTTTCTGTTGATGTTAAAATGTCCTCCGCAAACACATTTCTCTAGTTTTCTGGGAGCATACTTTGTGTGCTTCTATTGTAATTAGTATTTTCATGCTACTGCTGAAGTTCCGTAATCAGCAGTTGTATATGCTTTTCAGTTTTATTATAATCATACTGCGTATTAATCTTTCTCTATCACTTCTTACTCTTCCTGTTTCATTTTGCAGTAGCCAATGGAGGACAACCCTAATGTGAGTTCTCTTACCTCAAGTTTTCGATCGCCATTGTAAAATGGTCCTTGAAAATGTTAGGGAAATGTGGACTGAGGTAATGTAACTACATACTTCCTGGAGTCATCACTTTCTCTAATTTCTAATGAACTCTTTTGTTGTTGTTGCAGATACATTAGACGAGCAAGGGAAAGAAGAAAGCTCTTACTGTCAACAAGGATAGATTCATCAGTAAAATGTTTCTTGGAGAGGACTCTGTCATCATTGTGCTCAGAAATCCCAAGTAAGAACCAGAGTTGGAATCTTGTGATAGCTGTGTGGATTGCATGCTTCATGGTTTTCTTATGGAATGATGTCATGAACCAGCAGCGTATTTGAGGTTAGATTATCATTTAATTCTTAATTCTATTAACTTCGTCATTGAGTGAAAACATGATCCATGAACATGTTTTTAGACTACATGACAATACCCTTTTTATCGTGCTTATTTTTGCTACTGTACTCTTGAACATGATGGATAGAAATGGACCAATTTATAATTTGTCCAATGAAGTCTTGAACCATGTCATTTTTTATGGCAAGATGATTTATCATGATGAGAGGCATCATTGATTCATACATTGAACACTATGAATGTTTTAAGGGGCAATTCTTCCCTAGTGTTCAATTGCTGCTGTCTATTGTTGATGGTCGGTTTGTCGgtttgatacttctccttttctcCAGTTTGTTCATGTTCCTCTTTCTCGCTGTATTATGTACCTTTCCAGCTCGCAACCGATATATCCGGTATCAAAATTTTGAGCCATAACATATTTTTGCATGGTCagtgaaaattttattatattgtcatatttatgtatatgtattgaACATGTGAAAAGTttggtggtgctgctgctgcaGGTGTGAGTGGAACCTCACTTGAAGCAAGCAAAATGGAGGAGAAAGGGGTAGTTGATGCCACCATTTTGATATGGTCAGGTATCAAAATTTTGAGCCATAACATATTTTCGCATGGTCagtgaaaattttattatattgtcatgtttatgtatatgtattGAACATGTGAAAGTttggtggtgctgctgctgcagcaggTGTGGGTGGAACCTCACTTGAAGCAAGCAAAATGAAGGAGACAGGGGTAGTTGATACCACCGTGCACCTCAAATATGAGTGTTTAATCTCCCACCAACcaaccacacccccccccccccaccacaAACTACTGCCCTCAAGTTGACAGTCAAAGAGTGTTGATGGATGCAAGAAATACAATGTAAACAGCCAGTCATAAGACTGTTCAAGAAAAAGTAAAAAGACAGAAAATAAGTAAGCAATTTCACTAAAGAGAGTTAAGTGTTAGATTTAACTGTAGAGACTACGAAAAATAAAGGGCATCATTATGTAAATCAAAATAAAACCCCTATCTTGATGTCTCTTTATGTTTGTTTTCTACAATAGGCTTGTATGGAACTCTGAAATCTCTGCTGAATCAACTAAGAGTGGTCTCAATGTCCTATGATAGTCACAACTGGGCATTTGTGTACTTATGTGCTGCATTGTCCACTTCAGATGTGTCCAAAAGCAAGCTTACAAATTGAGATCACTCAAGGAAAAGAAGAATGTTCAGTGGCAGATAAAAAGGACAACAAAACTCAATAGAAAGTGTTGCATCTTGTTTTCTGGAGCTCCATTCCATTATCCATCAACAGCAACTATGATCTACACAATCTTCTCTTCATCATAAATTGCCCACCAACCTTCAATTGAGAGTGGCTCCTAAACTTTTAGGTTCATTAAAGATGTGAACCAGTTCTTGCCACATTGTCATCTCCCATTCCTTCTCCCATGGGTGGACTCCCAATATAGAGATGTCAacattcgtatatctttcttctACATGGCATATAAGTGCAATGCACATCCGGCCATCAGTGGCTCAATAGGATACTCGAACTCTTAATATACAAAGTTCTGATCATAAGTGGAAGCATTATTTTTATCAAGCATCAACAAGTTGCTAACTACTCCtgttcttaagattttattacacCAACTAGTTGGTAGCCCACAATTGAATCTGCAGGAGGAAGTGAACCAGCAGCCACTAGCATAAACTTTTTGGCTTCCTTTGTTTTTGCTAGTTAGATCCTTATGCCAAAGGCTCATGTGATTTGGCTGTCATGTTTGGTGGTGAAGAGCATTCCACACCAAACTCCCAGTCTCATAAACAGAGGCTTTCATTCAATTTTCTCACCCTTGACCAGAATTTCCAAGCTTGGTTGGTGGAAATTTCCTTCAGACAAAAGAAAAACTATTGGCCACAAGGTTAAATTGACAGCAAGTTCGGAGCATGTCTCATCAATAAACTGATAGGTGTGTCCAGTTGACTCAAATCTTTAGTCGATAAAGATTTTGATAGTTTATCGTAAGACTCTGAACTCAAATCTcgtctttgtaaaaaaaaaaaaaaatactataaatattcaTTGAAACAAAAAATCAAGTATCAAAAGATTAACAATTTGATGACGAAATTAACGTTTCTCAAACATAAGAATTGTATGCCGAGGGAGGTTCCACTTAAGTCATGTTAAGTATCTAATAATTGAaccaaggaaggaaggaaggagtgCTGTTTGTTGTCATGATAGAGGTCAAAAGAGTTTATGATGTCATAATACTTGTATTAACAACCATTCATCCATACATACCATCTGAATTAAGTGGTAATCCTGTACAAGATTGTTCAAGTGGAATTTGACTGTCAAAAGAGTAAGCTGCTGCATACTAAGGATCTGTCATCTACAACTAATCTTGTGGAAGATCTGAATCGAAGACCTTGAGCTCGGAAACAACTTCCAAGATATTGTGTCTTTCATTTCTCAGAAAGTATAGGGACTTAAAAAGTATGCTCAACAAGCCATATTCCTTTAATCTTGTTGAGGAATTGGATTACATCTTCCTTGCAATTCCTCTCCATTTGCATGGCAATTCGGCAGCTATTTCTTACTTGGTTCTATGAGGGAAGGGAGGTTGGTGAGGACAATTCCCATGGAAATTTGGCAGCTACTTCCATACCTACTTCATTAGAGGAGAGAGGTTGGTGGGGATAATGACCTGTGTGGCAGGCAGTACAACAACTCACTTGCGTTTCTTCTCCTATACTTAAATGACGACAAAATCTTTGATTGGGttcaatttaattaaaattattgttTTATATGATTTACACAAACTAAATAACATTACTAGAAGAAGATGAAAAGAAAGATGAATGCTTATATGACTCGAGTGTGACATGAACGTGGAAATCACCTTCTACTCGGGAGAAGCAATCGTCATATCCGCGGGATCGTcctggaaagagagagagagagagagaggacgaggGGATGAGGAAGGAAGAATTGGTGAGGAAAACGATGGCATGCATGCCTCTTATCTCCACCCACCCCTCTCCTCCCCTCCATCTTTGACGAGACCGATCCAGTGGTTGAAGTATTATGCCCACCTAACTCTCTCCATGCCACCACAAGCTGCTCTATTTAACCCTTCCTTGTGCTCCTCTCTACCTCAGGGTTATCTCACCTTCCTTACCTTCCACTTCCTCCCTTCTGGTCTTTCGTCGGATCTCGTTCCGTGATCGATGGAGATGGAGAACGGCGGCGTCCATGCGAACGGCAGCCTGTGCATCAGGACTGACCCGCTGAACTGGGGCGCCGCGGCGGAGGCCGTGACGGGGAGCCACCTCGAGGAGGTGAAGCGGATGGTGGGGGAGTTCCGGCAGCCCCTGGTGCGACTCGAGGGCGCGACGCTCAAGATCTCTCAGGTGGCCGCGGTCG belongs to Musa acuminata AAA Group cultivar baxijiao chromosome BXJ3-5, Cavendish_Baxijiao_AAA, whole genome shotgun sequence and includes:
- the LOC103985828 gene encoding uncharacterized protein LOC103985828; the protein is MEGSQFEFFHKDQNAMEKSPRGDMVQRIVVEQRSRIFGFQNGVCRAVTKPCGSPATIKAAELVFAHGRIRTLAAFTRASWGRASDRRNNSTGTSDPFRSQWRTTLIYIRRARERRKLLLSTRIDSSVKCFLERTLSSLCSEIPSVSGTSLEASKMEEKGVVDATILIWSAGVGGTSLEASKMKETGVVDTTVHLKYECLISHQPTTPPPPHHKLLPSS